A window from Lactiplantibacillus pentosus encodes these proteins:
- the cydB gene encoding cytochrome d ubiquinol oxidase subunit II produces MSNLQFLWFILVGVLFSGFFFLEGFDFGVGMTIKSLAQTRDERDVVIHTIGPHWDANEVWLITAGGAMFASFPMWYASLFSGFYLILLLILVALIMRGVSFEFRSRMETESGRNFWEWAAALGSFFAAFLFGMMFTALVKGMPINANGDMTAHFTDYVNLFSIVGGVAVTLLCYLHGLNFIRLKTTGTLRERALQWAKPLYWVLFAGEVVFAILLFFNTDFFTKKPISTTILVVALVLLTVLATWGVYGNHEWLSFISSGLSLIDVVVLLFNGLFPRVMVANNSAYSILIKDASNSPYTLHLMTVISLTVLPIMLIYFIWSYWVFYKRLAS; encoded by the coding sequence ATGAGTAACTTACAATTCTTATGGTTTATACTTGTCGGCGTGCTATTCAGTGGCTTCTTCTTCCTGGAAGGCTTTGACTTCGGGGTTGGGATGACCATCAAGAGCTTGGCACAGACCCGTGATGAACGGGACGTGGTGATTCACACGATTGGCCCACACTGGGATGCCAATGAAGTTTGGTTGATTACCGCTGGTGGGGCAATGTTCGCCTCGTTTCCAATGTGGTATGCTTCCTTATTCTCCGGCTTCTATCTGATTCTCTTGTTGATTTTAGTTGCCTTGATCATGCGGGGTGTCTCATTTGAATTCCGTAGCCGGATGGAAACTGAATCTGGTCGCAACTTCTGGGAATGGGCAGCCGCACTAGGTAGTTTCTTCGCTGCCTTCCTATTTGGGATGATGTTCACCGCGCTGGTCAAAGGGATGCCAATCAACGCCAATGGTGATATGACGGCGCACTTTACGGATTACGTCAACTTGTTCTCAATCGTCGGTGGGGTCGCAGTGACCTTGCTCTGCTACTTGCACGGCTTGAACTTCATTCGCCTGAAGACGACCGGGACGTTGCGTGAACGGGCATTGCAATGGGCCAAACCACTATACTGGGTGCTCTTTGCAGGTGAAGTGGTCTTTGCGATTCTACTCTTCTTCAATACGGATTTCTTCACGAAGAAGCCAATCTCAACAACGATTCTAGTGGTCGCATTGGTCTTATTGACCGTCTTAGCAACCTGGGGCGTTTATGGTAATCACGAATGGCTATCTTTCATCAGCAGTGGCTTATCACTGATTGACGTGGTCGTCTTACTGTTCAACGGCTTATTCCCACGGGTGATGGTCGCCAACAATTCGGCTTACAGCATTCTGATCAAGGACGCGTCGAACTCACCATACACGTTACATCTGATGACGGTGATTTCCTTAACGGTCTTACCGATCATGTTGATTTACTTTATTTGGAGTTACTGGGTATTTTACAAACGCTTGGCATCATAA
- the cydD gene encoding thiol reductant ABC exporter subunit CydD, with translation MFDPALFKLPGMRRAAGILGLLAVIEGICIVFQAYYLSVAIVGLWHLHALSTILRPMLIFALAWVGRQLLVVIKNRVMYPLVERTSGDMRRQVMQKLYQLGPGYVAKTGTGNVVTTALEGIDKVQTYLMLVVIKVIDMMVIPWIILIYIAVLRWREALFLFAIFPLIILFMIILGYAAQAKADAQYVGYQRMSNHFVDTLRGLPTLKQLGLSKRYADNVYQVSEGYRKQTLAVIKIAMLSTFALDFFTTLSIAVVAVFLGFGLINGTISLLPALVILVLSPDYFLPLRTFANDYHATLNGKNAFADVQKMLALPIPTDREQLGTTPIHWQADSTLSLHDVDFSYDNDDKLALKKIDLEVHGYQRIGIIGASGSGKSTLINLLGGFLTPVADQGELQVNGQTVTHLSQQAWQQSFFYIPQNPYLFHATLAENLAFYQPHASREAIEQAAEKAGLTAWIATLPDGLDTQIGEGSRGVSGGQAQRIALARAFLDDSRRVLLFDEPTAHLDIETEAALKETILPVLDDHLVFFATHRLHWINQMDYVLVMDHGQIVEQGTPAELAAHDGAYVRLRDEMVGAI, from the coding sequence GTGTTTGATCCAGCGTTATTTAAACTACCGGGAATGCGCCGAGCAGCGGGTATTTTAGGCCTGCTGGCGGTCATCGAAGGCATTTGTATTGTATTTCAGGCCTACTATTTGTCGGTCGCCATCGTTGGACTGTGGCACTTGCATGCCTTGTCCACGATTCTGCGGCCAATGCTGATATTTGCCTTAGCGTGGGTCGGTCGTCAGCTACTGGTCGTTATCAAAAATCGGGTGATGTATCCCTTGGTTGAGCGGACGAGTGGCGATATGCGTCGGCAAGTTATGCAAAAACTGTACCAATTAGGACCGGGCTACGTCGCGAAGACTGGGACCGGGAACGTGGTCACGACGGCCTTGGAAGGTATCGATAAGGTTCAAACGTACTTAATGTTAGTCGTCATCAAAGTGATCGACATGATGGTGATTCCGTGGATTATTTTAATTTATATTGCGGTATTGCGGTGGCGCGAAGCCCTCTTTCTATTTGCTATTTTTCCACTGATTATTCTCTTCATGATTATTTTGGGTTATGCCGCCCAAGCCAAGGCTGACGCACAGTATGTCGGTTACCAGCGGATGTCCAATCACTTTGTGGATACGCTACGGGGCTTACCAACGCTCAAACAATTAGGACTGTCGAAACGCTATGCGGATAACGTCTATCAAGTCAGTGAAGGCTACCGTAAGCAGACGTTAGCGGTCATCAAGATTGCGATGCTCTCGACGTTTGCACTCGACTTCTTCACGACGTTATCCATTGCGGTCGTTGCCGTCTTCCTAGGGTTTGGCCTGATTAACGGGACGATTAGCCTGTTGCCAGCACTCGTAATTCTGGTGTTGTCACCAGATTACTTCCTACCACTCCGGACGTTTGCGAATGACTATCACGCGACTCTGAATGGGAAAAACGCGTTTGCGGATGTGCAAAAGATGTTAGCGCTGCCGATTCCGACTGATCGTGAACAACTCGGAACGACGCCGATTCATTGGCAGGCAGATAGTACGTTAAGCTTACACGACGTCGATTTTAGCTATGACAATGATGATAAACTAGCGTTGAAGAAGATTGACCTCGAAGTGCACGGCTATCAACGGATCGGAATTATTGGCGCCTCGGGTTCAGGTAAATCGACCCTGATTAACTTGCTCGGTGGTTTCTTGACACCAGTTGCAGACCAGGGTGAGCTTCAGGTCAATGGTCAAACCGTAACTCACCTGAGTCAACAGGCCTGGCAACAGAGCTTTTTCTACATTCCACAGAATCCCTATTTGTTCCATGCGACCTTAGCTGAGAATCTGGCCTTTTATCAGCCGCATGCGTCGCGCGAAGCTATTGAACAAGCGGCCGAAAAAGCCGGTTTAACAGCTTGGATCGCCACGTTGCCAGATGGACTCGACACCCAGATTGGTGAAGGATCGCGGGGTGTCAGTGGTGGACAAGCCCAACGAATCGCGCTCGCACGGGCCTTTCTGGATGATTCACGGCGAGTCTTGCTATTTGATGAACCGACTGCCCATCTGGATATTGAGACGGAAGCGGCCTTGAAGGAAACGATTTTGCCCGTATTAGATGACCACCTCGTCTTCTTTGCGACCCACCGGCTACACTGGATCAATCAGATGGATTACGTGTTAGTAATGGACCATGGCCAAATCGTCGAACAAGGCACGCCAGCAGAATTGGCGGCACATGACGGCGCTTATGTCCGCTTGCGTGATGAAATGGTAGGTGCGATCTAA
- the cydC gene encoding thiol reductant ABC exporter subunit CydC, protein MKDFLATFKHDTWVMPYLRKYKKLLALTLFLGLMTFFCGSALMFNSGYLISKAARHPYNILMIYVPIVLTRAFGIGRPAFRYAERITSHNWVLRIVSDFRKKLYQAVAKHAVAIRQNFQTGDVLSILADDIDHIENLYLRTVFPTVIAWFMTLIIVIALGYFSWWFGLLMLLMLGLVVVVMPLWSVLLNGARESQSRQIQQGFYTQLTDSVMGLGDWLIAGRQADFYQRQTKPIAAIAALRKKDHRFQWWRDFSIQIIFGVICLALLVWSSFYWTTNAASSNWIAAFVLSVFPLVDAMQSVSQGVSEWPTCQRSIKRVNALDTTPVDEQDQTVLTEPFQVLRVADLDFKYPGGGHAIFEHLNLTLKAGEKLALLGPSGTGKSTLLKLILGDVAPDAGSIQLNDIPIARLQKERADLFGVLDQQPYLFNTTIMNNVRMGNLQATDEQVKAALKAVELEPLITSLPDGYETVVEEGGARFSGGERQRLALARILLQDAPIIILDEPTVSLDPITEAHLLTTVFRVLNDKTILWVTHHLAGINHVDQVRFLEAGKFDMAGTPDELYATAPRFKRLYDLDQGHDSRVSDN, encoded by the coding sequence ATGAAAGATTTTTTAGCAACATTTAAACACGATACGTGGGTCATGCCATACCTGCGTAAGTACAAAAAATTACTCGCGTTGACGCTGTTTCTAGGCTTGATGACCTTCTTTTGCGGCTCAGCGCTGATGTTTAACTCCGGTTATTTAATCAGTAAGGCGGCGCGGCATCCGTATAATATCCTGATGATTTACGTGCCAATTGTGCTCACGCGGGCGTTTGGGATTGGTCGTCCTGCCTTTCGCTACGCAGAACGGATCACGAGTCATAACTGGGTCTTGCGGATCGTGTCAGACTTTCGTAAGAAGTTATACCAAGCGGTCGCCAAGCACGCGGTCGCCATTCGGCAAAACTTTCAAACGGGGGATGTCCTAAGTATCTTGGCGGATGATATCGACCACATTGAGAACTTATATCTGCGGACGGTCTTTCCGACAGTGATCGCGTGGTTCATGACGCTGATTATCGTGATTGCACTCGGCTATTTCAGTTGGTGGTTCGGATTGCTGATGCTACTGATGTTAGGACTCGTCGTAGTTGTGATGCCACTCTGGTCAGTGCTATTAAACGGCGCGCGGGAATCGCAGAGTCGTCAGATTCAACAGGGCTTTTATACCCAGCTGACAGATTCGGTCATGGGTCTCGGTGACTGGTTGATTGCGGGTCGGCAAGCCGATTTTTACCAACGGCAAACCAAGCCGATTGCGGCGATTGCTGCCCTTCGTAAAAAGGATCACCGGTTTCAATGGTGGCGTGACTTTTCCATTCAAATTATTTTTGGTGTGATTTGCCTCGCCTTGCTCGTCTGGAGTAGCTTTTACTGGACGACGAATGCCGCAAGTTCTAACTGGATTGCTGCGTTTGTCTTATCCGTTTTCCCATTGGTCGATGCGATGCAGTCGGTGAGTCAAGGGGTCAGCGAATGGCCGACGTGTCAACGTTCGATTAAACGGGTCAATGCGCTGGATACCACGCCGGTTGATGAACAGGATCAAACGGTTTTGACGGAGCCGTTCCAAGTCTTACGGGTCGCTGATTTGGACTTCAAATATCCGGGTGGCGGTCACGCAATTTTTGAACACCTTAACTTGACGTTGAAAGCCGGCGAAAAACTGGCACTCTTAGGGCCTTCTGGAACTGGTAAGAGTACCTTACTCAAGCTGATTTTAGGGGATGTGGCGCCGGATGCTGGGAGCATTCAACTCAATGATATTCCAATCGCACGCTTGCAAAAAGAACGGGCCGACTTGTTCGGCGTCTTGGACCAACAGCCGTACCTCTTTAACACCACGATCATGAACAACGTGCGGATGGGGAACTTACAAGCAACGGATGAACAGGTGAAAGCCGCGCTTAAAGCGGTTGAACTCGAACCTCTGATCACAAGCTTACCCGACGGCTACGAAACGGTCGTAGAAGAGGGCGGGGCGCGCTTCTCTGGCGGTGAGCGCCAACGGTTGGCATTAGCCCGCATCCTACTTCAAGATGCCCCAATCATTATTTTGGACGAACCTACCGTTAGTTTGGATCCAATTACGGAAGCCCACTTGTTGACGACGGTTTTCCGGGTCCTCAACGACAAGACCATTTTGTGGGTCACGCACCATTTAGCTGGTATCAACCACGTCGACCAAGTCCGGTTCTTGGAAGCTGGTAAGTTCGACATGGCCGGGACGCCGGATGAATTATATGCCACAGCCCCACGGTTCAAACGGCTCTATGATTTGGACCAAGGCCATGATAGCCGAGTGTCGGATAATTAA